The following proteins come from a genomic window of bacterium:
- a CDS encoding prephenate dehydrogenase/arogenate dehydrogenase family protein: MASFNRAAVIGVGLIGGSLGMAMRRRRLAREVVGVARVSETIGAARARGAIDRGTTDPVDGVAGADLVVLATPPELVVSMAREVLPYLRAGAIVTDVASVKGSIVREIEGALDPSRGALFVGGHPMAGNEGRGIAAAAEDLFEGSVYLITRTPKTDPTAADRIAALARSLGARPIVMDPDAHDRAVARVSHLPYLLAAALMGAAEGETAAAGPSFLGATRVAGSPVSMWAQICRLNRREIVDALRAFRGRLDRLETALADGGELDALLDDARRARLKLSPRTEQHLPLPRGAGSRSDNS; this comes from the coding sequence ATGGCGTCGTTCAACCGCGCGGCCGTCATCGGCGTGGGCCTGATCGGCGGCTCGCTGGGGATGGCCATGCGCCGGCGGCGCCTCGCGCGCGAGGTGGTCGGCGTGGCGCGGGTGTCGGAGACGATCGGCGCGGCGCGGGCGCGCGGCGCGATCGACCGCGGCACGACCGATCCCGTCGACGGCGTGGCCGGCGCCGACCTCGTGGTGCTGGCGACGCCGCCCGAACTGGTGGTCTCGATGGCGCGCGAAGTGCTGCCGTATCTCCGCGCGGGTGCGATCGTCACCGACGTCGCCAGCGTGAAGGGCTCGATCGTGCGTGAGATCGAGGGGGCGCTCGACCCGAGCCGGGGCGCCCTGTTCGTGGGCGGGCATCCCATGGCCGGCAACGAAGGCCGGGGCATCGCCGCGGCCGCGGAGGATCTATTCGAAGGCTCCGTCTATCTAATCACGCGCACTCCGAAGACCGACCCGACCGCCGCGGACCGCATCGCCGCGCTCGCGCGGTCGCTCGGCGCCCGACCGATCGTCATGGATCCCGACGCCCACGACCGGGCCGTCGCGCGGGTGAGCCACCTGCCGTATCTCCTCGCCGCGGCGCTCATGGGCGCGGCGGAGGGCGAGACCGCGGCCGCCGGCCCGTCGTTCCTCGGCGCGACGCGGGTCGCCGGCAGCCCCGTGTCGATGTGGGCGCAGATCTGCCGGCTCAACCGCCGCGAGATCGTCGACGCGCTGCGGGCGTTCCGCGGGCGGCTGGACCGGCTCGAGACCGCGCTGGCGGACGGCGGCGAGCTCGACGCGCTCCTCGACGACGCTCGCCGGGCGCGCCTCAAGCTGTCGCCGCGCACCGAGCAGCACCTGCCGTTGCCGCGCGGAGCCGGATCGCGGAGCGACAATTCGTGA
- the trpE gene encoding anthranilate synthase component I has product MNAARTLAPTVTEFDRRAREGNLVPVSCEIMADLDTPISAFLRIRHLPYPFLLESAEGSEKIARYSFLGAAPRLVLRAFRDRVEIEEGGAIRRLDESPLAAARDVLGRYRPVADPTLPRFYGGLVGYFGYDLIRTIERLPHQPPDDYGLPIMSLALADTVVIFDHVRHRIRIVANACVDGGAEAAYREAQERIGRWIDLLRAPMPEMPAGGPYPPLRLRSNMTRERYLAGVARCREYIHAGDAFQIVFSQRFAADVGDLDPFAVYRAVRAINPSPFMFYLGGAGGEDATLVGASPELLVRLEGDRIQMRPIAGTRRRGLDDDEDRRLEQEMLGSEKERAEHVMLVDLTRNDVGRVARYGTVRVPELMTVERYSHVMHIVSLVEGRLREGLDAFDVLRAVFPHGTVSGAPKVRAMEILDELEPTTRGPYAGAVGYAGFGGALDTCIAIRTLALRGGAAYVQAGGGIVADSEPAAEYDETVNKAKVLVRALEMARRGL; this is encoded by the coding sequence GTGAACGCCGCCCGCACCCTCGCGCCCACCGTCACCGAGTTCGACCGCCGTGCGCGGGAGGGCAATCTCGTGCCGGTCTCGTGCGAGATCATGGCGGACCTCGACACGCCGATTTCGGCGTTTCTCCGGATCCGGCACCTGCCGTACCCGTTCTTGCTCGAGAGCGCGGAAGGCAGCGAGAAGATCGCCCGCTACTCGTTCCTCGGCGCCGCGCCGCGGCTCGTCCTGCGCGCCTTTCGGGACCGCGTCGAGATCGAGGAGGGCGGCGCCATCCGCCGCCTCGATGAAAGCCCGCTCGCCGCCGCGCGCGACGTGCTCGGGCGATACCGTCCGGTCGCCGACCCGACCCTGCCGCGATTTTACGGCGGCCTGGTCGGGTACTTCGGATACGATCTGATCCGCACGATCGAACGCCTGCCGCACCAGCCTCCCGACGATTACGGTCTGCCGATTATGAGCCTTGCCCTCGCCGACACCGTGGTGATCTTCGACCACGTCCGCCACCGCATCCGCATCGTCGCGAACGCCTGCGTGGACGGCGGCGCGGAGGCGGCCTACCGCGAGGCTCAGGAACGGATCGGGCGGTGGATCGACCTGCTGCGCGCGCCGATGCCGGAGATGCCGGCCGGCGGACCGTACCCGCCGCTGCGCCTCCGCTCCAACATGACCCGCGAACGCTACCTCGCCGGGGTCGCGCGGTGCCGGGAGTACATCCACGCCGGGGACGCGTTTCAGATCGTGTTTTCGCAGCGGTTTGCCGCCGACGTCGGCGATCTCGACCCGTTCGCGGTCTACCGCGCCGTGCGGGCGATCAACCCGTCGCCGTTCATGTTCTATCTCGGCGGGGCCGGCGGGGAGGACGCGACGCTCGTGGGCGCCTCGCCGGAGCTGCTGGTGCGCCTCGAAGGCGACCGGATCCAGATGCGGCCGATCGCCGGCACGCGGCGGCGCGGTCTCGACGACGACGAGGATCGGCGGCTCGAGCAGGAGATGCTCGGGAGCGAGAAAGAGCGGGCCGAGCACGTGATGCTGGTCGACCTCACCCGCAACGACGTCGGCCGCGTGGCCCGCTACGGCACGGTGCGCGTGCCCGAACTGATGACGGTCGAACGCTACTCTCACGTGATGCACATCGTGAGCCTCGTGGAGGGCCGCCTGCGGGAGGGGCTCGACGCGTTCGACGTGCTGCGGGCGGTGTTCCCCCACGGCACGGTGAGCGGCGCCCCGAAGGTGCGCGCGATGGAGATCCTCGACGAGCTCGAGCCGACGACGCGCGGCCCCTACGCGGGCGCGGTCGGCTACGCCGGTTTCGGCGGGGCGCTCGACACCTGCATCGCCATCCGCACGCTCGCGCTGCGGGGCGGCGCGGCCTACGTGCAGGCGGGCGGCGGCATCGTGGCCGACTCGGAGCCGGCCGCGGAGTACGACGAGACGGTCAACAAGGCCAAGGTGCTGGTCCGCGCGCTCGAGATGGCGCGGCGCGGGTTGTAG
- a CDS encoding aminodeoxychorismate/anthranilate synthase component II translates to MILVIDNYDSFTYNLVQYLGELGEMLEVRRNDAVTVGEIKTLAPEAIVISPGPCTPAEAGVSAPLVQALAGRVPILGVCLGHQCIGAACGGLVVRGGAPVHGKTARIHHDGRAIFAGLPTPITGTRYHSLVIDPDRLPETLEISARTEDGVIMGVRHRSAIVEGVQFHPESVLTEYGHAMLRNFLAIARGQAPPGLAGTLPPMPADRLTAKSKPGAAAARRPAEAR, encoded by the coding sequence ATGATTTTGGTGATCGACAACTACGACTCGTTCACGTACAACCTCGTGCAGTACCTCGGGGAGCTCGGCGAGATGCTCGAGGTCCGCCGCAACGACGCGGTCACGGTCGGCGAGATCAAGACGCTCGCGCCGGAGGCGATCGTGATCTCCCCCGGCCCATGCACGCCGGCGGAGGCGGGGGTGAGCGCGCCGCTCGTCCAGGCGCTGGCCGGACGCGTGCCGATCCTCGGGGTCTGCCTCGGCCACCAATGCATCGGGGCCGCCTGCGGCGGGCTCGTGGTCCGCGGCGGGGCGCCCGTGCACGGCAAGACCGCGCGCATCCACCACGACGGGCGCGCGATCTTCGCCGGCCTGCCGACGCCGATCACCGGCACGCGCTACCACTCGCTGGTCATCGATCCCGATCGCCTGCCGGAGACGCTCGAGATCTCCGCCCGCACCGAGGACGGCGTGATCATGGGCGTGCGGCACCGCTCCGCGATCGTCGAAGGAGTGCAGTTCCATCCGGAGTCGGTGCTGACCGAATACGGCCACGCGATGCTCCGCAACTTCCTGGCGATCGCACGGGGGCAGGCGCCGCCCGGGCTCGCCGGCACGCTGCCGCCCATGCCGGCAGACCGCCTGACGGCGAAATCAAAACCGGGCGCGGCCGCCGCACGCCGGCCGGCCGAAGCGAGGTAG
- the trpD gene encoding anthranilate phosphoribosyltransferase, producing the protein MPLRPAIAKIAAKETLTEAEAQAAMSTIMDGEATPAQIAAFITGLAMRGETVEEITGFARAIREHAVPIAPRTDHLVDIVGTGGDRLNTFNISTTSAFVIAGAGGHVAKHGNRAVGSKSGAADVLEALGINLEASPEVVQTCIDEVGFGFLFAPRFHPAFKYAMPPRREIGIRTVFNILGPLTNPARARRYLQGAPSPAHTEVMGRVHALLGADRAFVVHGLDGMDEITLCAPTQITEVEGGAVRTYTIAPEQFGFRRAALEDLRGGSPQENAAMAVAILDGSARGPRRDIVVLNAGVALVAAGVAETIEDGVGRAQQSIEAGRAYERLEALRLRTKFG; encoded by the coding sequence ATGCCGCTGCGGCCCGCGATCGCGAAGATCGCCGCCAAAGAGACGCTCACCGAGGCCGAGGCCCAGGCCGCGATGAGCACGATCATGGACGGGGAGGCCACCCCCGCCCAGATCGCCGCCTTCATCACGGGGCTCGCCATGCGCGGCGAGACGGTCGAGGAAATCACCGGGTTCGCGCGGGCGATCCGCGAGCACGCGGTGCCGATCGCGCCGCGGACGGACCACCTCGTGGACATCGTCGGCACCGGCGGCGACCGGCTCAACACGTTCAACATCTCGACGACCTCCGCGTTCGTGATCGCCGGCGCCGGCGGCCACGTCGCCAAGCACGGCAACCGCGCCGTCGGCAGCAAGAGCGGCGCCGCCGACGTGCTCGAGGCGCTCGGCATCAACCTCGAAGCCTCGCCCGAGGTCGTCCAGACCTGCATCGACGAGGTGGGCTTCGGCTTCTTGTTCGCGCCGCGGTTTCACCCCGCGTTCAAGTACGCGATGCCGCCGCGCCGCGAGATCGGGATCCGCACCGTGTTCAACATCCTCGGTCCGCTGACGAACCCGGCCCGCGCGCGGCGGTACCTGCAGGGCGCGCCGAGCCCCGCGCACACCGAGGTGATGGGCCGGGTGCACGCGCTGCTGGGCGCGGACCGGGCGTTCGTCGTGCACGGCCTCGACGGCATGGACGAGATCACGTTGTGCGCTCCGACCCAGATCACCGAGGTCGAAGGCGGCGCGGTGCGGACGTACACGATCGCGCCCGAGCAGTTCGGGTTCAGGCGCGCGGCGCTCGAAGACCTGCGCGGGGGCTCCCCTCAGGAAAACGCGGCGATGGCCGTCGCGATCCTGGACGGCAGCGCGCGCGGACCGCGGCGCGACATCGTGGTCCTCAACGCGGGCGTCGCGCTCGTCGCCGCCGGCGTCGCGGAGACGATCGAGGACGGCGTCGGGCGTGCGCAGCAGAGCATCGAGGCGGGACGGGCCTACGAGCGGCTCGAGGCGCTCCGCCTGCGGACGAAGTTCGGGTAG
- the trpC gene encoding indole-3-glycerol phosphate synthase TrpC, with translation MGVLDRIVAHKREELAGRVRRMPLAEMRRRAADAPPARPFHDALRRTPGGPARLIAEVKGSSPSAGTIRAEFDPVGIARTYAAAGASAVSVLTDARFFAGADEHLVRVRGAVEVPVLRKDFTVDPYQVYEARAIGADAVLLIAAVLGASALADLGALAAELGMAALAEAHTEAELDAALAVRAPLVGINNRNLDTLETSLEVTRRLRPRVPAGVTVVAESGIERRGDVAEMERLGVDAILVGTALMRAADPGARVRELLGANEEAP, from the coding sequence ATGGGCGTGCTCGACCGGATCGTGGCGCATAAGCGCGAGGAACTGGCCGGCCGCGTGCGGCGGATGCCGCTCGCGGAAATGCGCAGGCGGGCCGCCGACGCCCCGCCTGCCCGGCCGTTCCACGATGCGCTGCGCCGCACGCCCGGGGGCCCGGCGCGCCTGATCGCCGAGGTCAAGGGCTCGTCGCCGTCCGCGGGCACGATCCGGGCGGAGTTCGATCCGGTTGGAATCGCGCGGACGTACGCGGCCGCGGGGGCATCGGCGGTTTCGGTGCTGACCGATGCGCGGTTCTTCGCGGGCGCCGACGAGCACCTGGTGCGCGTCCGCGGCGCCGTGGAGGTTCCGGTCTTACGCAAGGACTTCACCGTCGATCCCTACCAGGTCTACGAGGCGCGGGCGATCGGCGCCGACGCGGTCCTGCTGATCGCCGCGGTGCTGGGCGCGAGCGCCTTGGCGGATCTCGGGGCGCTCGCCGCGGAGCTCGGGATGGCCGCGCTCGCCGAGGCGCACACGGAGGCGGAGCTGGACGCGGCCCTCGCGGTCCGCGCCCCGCTCGTCGGCATCAACAACCGCAACCTGGACACGCTCGAGACCTCGCTCGAGGTCACACGGCGCCTCCGGCCGCGCGTGCCGGCCGGCGTGACCGTCGTGGCCGAGAGCGGCATCGAGCGCCGCGGGGACGTCGCGGAGATGGAGCGGCTCGGGGTGGACGCGATCCTGGTCGGCACCGCGCTGATGCGGGCGGCCGATCCCGGCGCGCGGGTCCGCGAGCTCCTGGGCGCCAACGAGGAGGCACCATGA
- the trpS gene encoding tryptophan--tRNA ligase encodes MTTRHGKRRILTGDRPTGRLHLGHYVGSLENRLRLQDEYECFFIVADYHVLTTAAERSREIGPNIQQLLLDYLSIGIDPGKSTIYVQSLVPEVAVLHLIFSMLTTVPRLQRVPSLKDVMRDLKLETATVGLLTYPVLQAADILMVRADAVPVGKDQASHLEVTRETARRFNELYGPVFPEPETIIGRVGTLVGTDGQAKMSKSIGNTIDLADDAETVRRKVMSMYTDPTRIHPTDPGHVEGNPVFIYHDAFNKDKAEIEGLKERYRKGTVGDVEVKKRLVRAINEFLEPIRERRAVWEARPDRVREIVVEGSRVARREAQTTLNLCLAQMGMDYFHEMRDGAPAAAATGARRTGEDE; translated from the coding sequence ATGACGACGCGGCACGGCAAGAGGCGGATACTCACCGGCGACCGGCCGACCGGCCGGCTGCACCTCGGCCACTACGTCGGCTCGCTCGAGAACCGGCTGCGGCTGCAGGATGAATACGAGTGCTTCTTCATCGTCGCGGACTACCACGTGCTGACGACCGCGGCGGAGCGCAGCCGGGAGATCGGCCCCAACATCCAGCAGCTGCTCCTCGACTATCTCAGCATCGGCATCGATCCGGGGAAGAGCACTATCTACGTGCAGTCCCTCGTGCCCGAGGTGGCGGTGCTCCACCTCATCTTCTCGATGCTGACGACGGTGCCGCGGCTGCAGCGCGTGCCGTCGCTCAAGGACGTCATGCGCGACCTGAAGCTCGAGACCGCGACGGTGGGCCTCTTGACGTACCCGGTGCTGCAGGCCGCCGATATCCTGATGGTGCGCGCCGACGCCGTCCCGGTCGGCAAGGACCAGGCGAGCCATCTGGAAGTGACGCGGGAGACCGCGCGCCGCTTCAACGAGCTGTACGGGCCGGTGTTTCCGGAGCCGGAGACGATCATCGGCCGGGTCGGCACGCTTGTGGGCACCGACGGGCAGGCCAAGATGAGCAAGTCAATCGGCAACACGATCGACTTGGCGGACGACGCGGAGACGGTGCGGCGCAAAGTGATGAGCATGTACACCGACCCGACGCGCATCCACCCGACCGATCCGGGGCACGTCGAAGGCAACCCGGTGTTCATCTACCACGACGCGTTCAACAAGGACAAGGCCGAAATCGAGGGGCTGAAGGAGCGCTATCGCAAGGGCACCGTGGGCGACGTGGAGGTGAAGAAGCGCCTCGTGCGCGCGATCAACGAGTTTCTCGAGCCGATCCGCGAGCGGCGGGCGGTGTGGGAGGCCCGGCCCGATCGGGTGCGCGAGATTGTCGTTGAAGGCAGCCGGGTCGCGCGCCGCGAGGCGCAGACGACGCTCAACCTCTGCCTCGCGCAGATGGGAATGGACTACTTCCACGAAATGCGCGACGGCGCGCCCGCCGCGGCCGCAACCGGCGCCCGTAGGACCGGCGAGGATGAGTGA
- a CDS encoding phosphoribosylanthranilate isomerase, with translation MSEFVRVKICGIRRLPDALAAVDAGADAVGLNFWRPGRRYVPPEVARQIARALPPFVSKIGVFVDEDPEKVREIASLVGLDGLQLHGAETPEGCAAFALPVIKSIKVRGPESLAGLGRYRVAGFLLDTHVPGAQAPGGSGQTFDWQLALRAREAGPVILSGGLTPDNVEEAIRQARPYAVDVASGVETDGEKDPGKIRAFVARVNTWNAAHQAASPTRGMQR, from the coding sequence ATGAGTGAGTTTGTCCGCGTCAAGATCTGCGGCATCCGCCGCCTGCCCGACGCGCTCGCGGCCGTGGACGCCGGCGCCGACGCCGTCGGCCTGAACTTCTGGCGGCCGGGCCGCCGGTACGTGCCGCCGGAAGTAGCGCGCCAGATCGCGCGGGCCCTGCCGCCGTTCGTGAGCAAGATCGGCGTGTTCGTGGACGAGGATCCGGAGAAAGTCCGGGAGATCGCCTCGCTCGTCGGCCTCGACGGGCTGCAGCTGCACGGCGCGGAGACCCCCGAGGGATGCGCCGCCTTCGCGCTGCCGGTGATCAAGAGCATCAAGGTGCGCGGGCCGGAAAGCCTCGCCGGTTTGGGGCGGTACCGGGTCGCCGGCTTCCTGCTGGATACGCACGTGCCCGGGGCGCAAGCACCCGGCGGGTCGGGGCAGACCTTCGATTGGCAGCTCGCCCTGCGGGCGCGCGAAGCGGGGCCGGTCATCCTCTCCGGCGGCCTGACCCCGGACAACGTCGAGGAGGCGATCCGCCAGGCGCGGCCCTACGCGGTCGACGTGGCCTCCGGCGTCGAGACGGATGGCGAGAAGGATCCCGGCAAGATCCGCGCGTTCGTCGCGCGCGTGAACACCTGGAACGCGGCCCACCAGGCCGCGAGTCCGACGAGGGGGATGCAGCGATGA
- the trpB gene encoding tryptophan synthase subunit beta, giving the protein MTAPAQTELRTAATGWFGDYGGRFVPETLVPALDELEAAYLAAQHDPEFAAEMDRYLRTFCGRPTPVYFAGRLTETLGGARIYLKREDLLHTGAHKINNAIGQVLLAHRMGKRRIIAETGAGQHGVATATAAAAFGLPCEVYMGTEDMQRQALNVFRMRLLGTKVVPVDSGSRTLKDAINETLRDWVTNVASTHYVIGSVVGPHPFPMLVRDLQSVIGREARPQMLAVEGRLPDAVVACVGGGSNSMGAFHPFKDDAGVALIGVEAAGEGVASGRTAATLVAGAPGVLHGAMSYLLQDRQGQVLATHSISAGLDYPGVGPEHSYFKDSGRATYVAVTDKEALEGFHLLCRMEGIIPALESSHAIAHLRTLAPRLGRDKVILVCLSGRGDKDVDTVAKAMGEEFGK; this is encoded by the coding sequence ATGACGGCGCCCGCGCAGACCGAGCTTCGTACCGCGGCGACGGGGTGGTTCGGCGACTACGGCGGCCGGTTCGTGCCCGAGACCCTGGTGCCGGCGCTCGACGAGCTGGAGGCCGCGTACCTGGCGGCGCAGCACGATCCGGAATTTGCCGCCGAGATGGATCGCTACCTCCGGACGTTCTGCGGGCGCCCGACGCCCGTGTACTTCGCGGGGCGGCTTACCGAGACGCTCGGCGGCGCGCGCATCTACCTCAAGCGCGAGGACCTGCTGCACACCGGCGCCCATAAGATCAACAACGCGATCGGCCAGGTGCTGCTGGCGCACCGGATGGGCAAGCGCCGCATCATCGCCGAGACCGGCGCCGGCCAGCACGGCGTGGCGACGGCCACCGCGGCCGCGGCCTTCGGTCTGCCGTGCGAGGTATACATGGGGACCGAAGACATGCAGCGTCAGGCGCTCAACGTCTTCCGGATGCGCCTCCTCGGCACCAAAGTCGTGCCGGTCGACAGCGGCAGCCGTACGCTCAAGGACGCGATCAACGAAACGCTGCGCGACTGGGTCACGAACGTGGCGTCGACGCATTACGTCATCGGCTCCGTGGTCGGCCCGCACCCGTTCCCGATGCTCGTCCGCGACCTGCAGTCGGTGATCGGCCGGGAGGCGCGCCCGCAGATGCTCGCGGTCGAGGGACGGCTGCCGGACGCGGTCGTGGCATGCGTCGGCGGCGGCAGCAACTCGATGGGCGCATTCCATCCATTCAAGGACGACGCGGGCGTGGCGCTGATCGGCGTGGAGGCCGCCGGCGAAGGCGTGGCGTCGGGCCGGACGGCCGCGACGCTCGTCGCGGGAGCCCCCGGCGTGCTGCACGGAGCGATGAGTTACCTCCTCCAGGACCGTCAGGGGCAGGTCCTCGCGACCCACTCGATCTCGGCGGGTCTGGACTATCCCGGCGTAGGCCCCGAGCATTCGTATTTCAAGGACAGCGGCCGCGCCACGTACGTCGCCGTCACGGACAAGGAGGCGCTCGAGGGCTTCCACCTCCTCTGCCGGATGGAAGGCATCATCCCGGCGCTCGAGTCGTCCCACGCGATCGCCCACCTCCGGACGCTCGCGCCGCGGCTGGGCCGCGACAAGGTCATTCTCGTCTGCCTGAGCGGCCGCGGCGACAAGGACGTCGATACCGTCGCCAAGGCGATGGGCGAGGAGTTCGGGAAGTGA
- the trpA gene encoding tryptophan synthase subunit alpha translates to MTAGRGQAAAEPAATAPLEANRLVRAFRSLRSERRRALIPYIMAGDPDAATTERFVEALVGAGAAAIELGVPFSDPIADGPINQRAGLRAMAQGMTIRAALDLVARLRARTQVPLLIMTYYNLILRYGPGTFARDAAAAGLDGLIAPDLPPDAAGGLIGEARERGLATVFMAAPTSTPERIRAVAAASTGFVYCVSRTGVTGVRDALPDGLPDLVRRIRAETEAPVCVGFGISRPAQAREVAKVADGVVVGSALVQMVEETPRDVARIAGFVRDLAAAIAGIER, encoded by the coding sequence GTGACGGCCGGCCGAGGGCAAGCGGCGGCGGAGCCGGCGGCCACCGCCCCGCTCGAAGCCAACCGGCTCGTCCGGGCGTTCCGCTCCCTCCGCTCTGAGCGGCGCCGTGCGCTCATTCCTTACATCATGGCGGGCGATCCGGACGCCGCGACAACGGAACGGTTCGTCGAGGCGCTCGTCGGCGCCGGCGCCGCCGCGATCGAGTTGGGCGTGCCGTTCAGTGATCCGATCGCGGACGGCCCGATCAATCAGCGCGCCGGCCTGCGGGCGATGGCGCAGGGGATGACCATCCGCGCGGCGCTCGACCTGGTCGCGCGCCTCAGGGCGCGCACGCAAGTCCCGCTCCTCATCATGACCTATTACAACCTGATCCTCCGGTACGGCCCGGGGACGTTCGCGCGCGACGCCGCCGCGGCCGGACTCGACGGTCTCATCGCCCCGGACCTCCCGCCCGATGCGGCCGGGGGGCTCATCGGCGAGGCGCGCGAGCGCGGGCTGGCGACGGTGTTCATGGCGGCGCCGACCAGCACCCCGGAGCGGATCCGCGCGGTCGCGGCCGCGTCCACCGGGTTCGTCTACTGCGTCTCCCGCACCGGGGTCACCGGCGTCCGGGACGCGCTGCCCGACGGCCTTCCCGACCTGGTGCGCCGGATCCGCGCCGAGACCGAGGCGCCGGTCTGCGTCGGGTTCGGCATCAGCCGGCCGGCCCAGGCCCGGGAGGTCGCGAAGGTGGCCGACGGCGTCGTCGTCGGGAGCGCCTTGGTCCAAATGGTCGAAGAGACGCCCCGCGACGTCGCCCGTATTGCCGGCTTCGTGCGCGATCTGGCGGCGGCGATCGCCGGGATCGAACGCTAA
- a CDS encoding ABC transporter substrate-binding protein, translating into MRPQCSRRQCHRWTAAVLAALLAPATAAMLPVAGAPVRGGTLVVGIDSQPATLDPHASTAAISYLIAAMQVTESLVYQLPDGRLVPWLAESYAISPDGKTFTFVLRGDVTFSDGAPLNAEAVKWNLDRIVNPSFKPGGAINALVGYAGTTVVNNRTVRIAFKEPYAPFLAYAAVGVLAMLSPKTTPGQGTDVAKRPVGTGPFTVSEYAAQDHITLVRNGAFNRREPWSDHQGPPYLDRIVWRDIPESNSRSVTVETGETQMIYLYSSPGSALAQLQRNKALRIETRPFPGSSYFWWVNVKLPPTDNVQVRRALSYAINRAAIVGSVYKGLDDVGCGLLSQSMLRDPEACSYYPHNPAKAAQLLDEAGWKMGPNNVRMKDGKPLTVVINSLNYGGGNFPEVELVQGQFLGLGVDARIKSSAAPAWVDDNYRCATNMGSIFLRTNEPDALYALFDSATIGSNFNWSCYSNREVDTLLDQGRATLDPAKRRAIYLKVQHILLDQAVAIPMMDKLSVWAIRDNVKNVKYNYSSYPALSDTYLQK; encoded by the coding sequence ATGCGTCCGCAATGCTCGCGACGGCAGTGCCACCGATGGACCGCGGCGGTGCTCGCGGCCCTGCTTGCGCCGGCCACGGCCGCCATGCTCCCGGTCGCCGGGGCGCCGGTCCGCGGCGGAACGCTCGTCGTCGGCATCGATTCGCAGCCGGCGACGCTGGACCCGCACGCGTCGACCGCGGCGATCAGCTATCTCATCGCCGCGATGCAGGTAACGGAGAGCCTCGTCTATCAGCTGCCCGACGGGCGGCTCGTCCCCTGGCTCGCCGAGAGCTATGCGATCTCGCCCGACGGGAAGACGTTCACGTTCGTGCTGCGCGGCGACGTCACGTTCAGCGACGGGGCGCCGCTCAACGCGGAAGCGGTGAAGTGGAACCTCGACCGCATCGTGAACCCGTCGTTCAAGCCTGGCGGCGCGATCAACGCGCTCGTCGGCTACGCCGGCACGACCGTGGTGAACAACCGCACCGTGCGCATCGCGTTCAAGGAGCCGTACGCGCCGTTCCTCGCCTACGCCGCCGTCGGGGTGCTGGCGATGCTCTCGCCCAAGACCACCCCCGGACAGGGCACCGACGTGGCCAAGCGGCCCGTCGGCACCGGGCCGTTCACGGTCTCCGAGTACGCGGCGCAGGACCATATCACGCTCGTGCGCAACGGCGCGTTCAACCGGCGCGAGCCGTGGAGCGACCATCAGGGACCGCCTTACCTGGACCGGATCGTCTGGCGCGACATCCCGGAGAGCAACAGCCGCAGCGTCACGGTCGAGACCGGCGAGACGCAGATGATCTATCTGTACTCGTCGCCCGGCTCGGCGCTCGCGCAGCTGCAGCGCAACAAGGCGCTGCGCATCGAGACGCGGCCGTTTCCCGGATCGTCGTACTTTTGGTGGGTGAACGTGAAGCTGCCACCGACCGACAACGTGCAGGTTCGGCGCGCGCTCAGCTATGCCATCAACCGCGCCGCCATCGTCGGCTCGGTGTACAAAGGGCTCGACGACGTGGGTTGCGGCCTGCTGAGCCAGTCGATGCTGCGGGACCCCGAGGCCTGCTCGTACTACCCGCACAACCCGGCCAAGGCGGCCCAGCTGCTCGACGAGGCGGGCTGGAAGATGGGCCCCAACAACGTGCGGATGAAGGACGGCAAACCGCTGACCGTCGTCATCAACTCGCTCAACTACGGCGGCGGCAACTTCCCCGAAGTCGAACTGGTGCAGGGGCAGTTCCTCGGGCTCGGCGTCGACGCGCGGATCAAGAGCTCGGCCGCGCCGGCCTGGGTCGACGACAACTACCGCTGCGCGACCAACATGGGCTCGATCTTCCTGCGCACGAACGAGCCGGACGCCCTCTACGCCCTGTTCGACTCGGCAACGATCGGCAGCAACTTCAACTGGTCCTGCTATTCAAACCGCGAGGTGGACACGCTGCTCGACCAGGGCCGGGCGACGCTGGACCCGGCGAAGCGCCGCGCGATCTACCTCAAGGTGCAGCACATACTGCTCGACCAGGCCGTGGCGATCCCGATGATGGACAAGCTGTCGGTGTGGGCGATCCGCGACAACGTCAAGAACGTGAAGTACAACTACTCGAGCTACCCGGCGCTGAGCGACACGTACCTTCAGAAGTAG